Proteins encoded by one window of Limnothrix sp. FACHB-406:
- the cas5c gene encoding type I-C CRISPR-associated protein Cas5c, whose protein sequence is MKFTAPYACFTRPEFKVERISYDVPTPSAMRGACEAIFWKPEMRYKIREIHVLKPIKYFSIWRNEVNSRQVFATAQGWAKKGEGSYFADDDRAQRHTLCLQDVAYVVDLDIEVLPHAAADVAKYRDQFQRRIERGQCHHQPYLGTREFSAFFEKPNPDHSADCADPSLNRELGLMLYDVEFQEQPKGPVSYRKRDQSGDRIVTAQAHPRFFRASLKQGVLTIPEQPLS, encoded by the coding sequence GTGAAATTTACCGCGCCCTATGCTTGCTTTACGCGCCCTGAGTTCAAAGTAGAACGCATTTCCTATGATGTGCCCACCCCAAGTGCAATGCGGGGAGCCTGCGAAGCCATTTTCTGGAAGCCAGAAATGCGCTACAAAATTCGCGAAATTCATGTTCTGAAGCCCATCAAATACTTTTCAATTTGGCGTAATGAGGTGAATAGTCGCCAAGTATTTGCCACTGCCCAAGGTTGGGCCAAAAAAGGCGAAGGATCCTATTTTGCCGATGACGATCGGGCCCAAAGGCACACCCTTTGTTTGCAAGATGTGGCCTATGTGGTTGATTTGGATATTGAAGTTTTGCCCCATGCGGCCGCTGATGTGGCCAAATATCGCGATCAGTTCCAGAGGCGAATTGAACGAGGCCAGTGTCACCATCAACCCTATTTGGGAACGAGGGAATTTTCAGCATTCTTTGAGAAGCCAAATCCCGATCATTCTGCTGATTGTGCAGATCCCAGTCTCAATCGTGAACTGGGTTTGATGTTGTATGACGTGGAATTCCAAGAGCAGCCGAAGGGGCCGGTTAGCTATCGCAAACGAGATCAATCGGGCGATCGAATCGTTACGGCTCAGGCTCATCCTCGTTTTTTTCGAGCTTCCTTAAAACAAGGTGTGCTGACCATTCCTGAACAACCCTTATCCTAG
- a CDS encoding biopolymer transporter Tol has translation MSVLRSSLRLGQRALSRSAVVLSTAALLVACGNGANLNIPLTLNSRYADEQPSLSGDGRMLAFVSNRGGNRQILLFDLQQRRFIELPRLNRRDAIAEQPSLSQTGRYLVYLASDYARPEVELYDRATGQVQVLTQGYRGWVRSPRISPDGRFIVFESGARGQWDIEVLDRGTNIELDLPEGQPQPSTEP, from the coding sequence TTGTCCGTTTTGCGATCGTCCCTCAGATTGGGTCAACGGGCCCTAAGCCGGAGCGCGGTTGTTCTCAGCACAGCCGCGCTCCTGGTTGCTTGTGGCAACGGAGCCAACCTCAACATTCCCCTCACCCTCAATTCCCGCTATGCCGATGAGCAGCCCAGTCTCAGCGGCGATGGGCGGATGTTGGCCTTTGTTTCCAACCGAGGGGGCAACCGCCAGATTTTGCTATTTGACTTGCAGCAGCGCCGCTTCATTGAGCTGCCTCGGTTAAACCGCCGAGACGCGATCGCCGAGCAACCCAGCCTCAGCCAAACCGGTCGCTATTTGGTTTATCTGGCCAGCGACTACGCCCGCCCAGAAGTTGAGCTATACGATCGGGCGACGGGCCAGGTTCAAGTGCTCACCCAGGGCTATCGCGGTTGGGTGCGATCGCCCCGCATCAGTCCCGATGGTCGCTTTATTGTGTTTGAAAGCGGGGCCCGGGGCCAGTGGGATATTGAAGTGCTCGATCGGGGAACCAACATCGAACTGGATTTGCCAGAAGGACAACCCCAACCCAGCACGGAACCCTAG
- the psbX gene encoding photosystem II reaction center X protein: MTASLANFLWSLLLGAVIVVLPITVGLIVISQNDKVKRTF; this comes from the coding sequence ATGACTGCTTCTTTGGCGAATTTCCTGTGGAGCCTGCTCTTGGGAGCCGTAATTGTGGTGCTGCCGATTACCGTTGGCTTGATCGTCATTAGCCAGAACGACAAGGTAAAACGCACTTTCTAA
- the cas8c gene encoding type I-C CRISPR-associated protein Cas8c/Csd1 yields MLLSELAKLATRIDETPSMYGFSPVSWLIEIDQQGRPIGTSLMTPMVEESRKGKKRGKKIIVPHIGRTVGIQPKLLADTGEYVLGAARSTSKPERVAECHRQFKDLVANCFSATQEPAVEAILKFLESWDPVQQRSQFAPNLQLSSEFDASEVVTFRVHFSDAPALIPAENKANLEKVQQFWAAYTSGETVSDSRERPMGWCLVTGTYGPLEQRLPFFIKGLPNGQPSGTALVSANSVAFESFGLANSLTSPISRPAAEGFAKALNALIASENDSLRIGDSVYVWWVQQGAEAVDLKILGKPRDPLNSKRIQNLLKSPMTAQEISEKTSAALAQRFFAIALTANNARAVIRSWIDVTIESVNHNLKIWFQGQKIDSLYEEDREFFGLYELAACAYREPKKDMLSRTPTALFLAAIEGRPLPADLLDRLLRRIRVEGGSITHTRAALLKLILTLEGKINMNEPQNAMESLTRNPQFQDEQLGDRLAYHAGRLLAQVDRIQYAALGKVNAPIADRYYGSMSISPCYLLGKIIGKAQANLSKLRKEKPGWHNQFQEELEEILSKIPDRDLPNLPSRLSMQQQAIFAIGYYHQQAHNRQQIRDRAANFS; encoded by the coding sequence ATGCTTCTGAGCGAGTTGGCCAAGCTGGCAACCCGAATTGATGAAACACCATCAATGTATGGTTTTTCGCCAGTCAGTTGGCTGATTGAAATTGATCAACAAGGAAGACCGATCGGAACAAGCCTGATGACTCCAATGGTCGAGGAGTCACGAAAGGGGAAAAAACGAGGCAAGAAAATTATTGTTCCCCACATTGGCCGCACAGTAGGCATTCAGCCCAAGCTGTTGGCAGATACGGGGGAGTATGTCCTGGGAGCCGCCCGATCGACCTCTAAGCCAGAGCGTGTTGCCGAATGCCATCGACAGTTCAAAGACCTAGTTGCCAACTGTTTTAGTGCAACTCAAGAACCCGCTGTAGAAGCCATTTTGAAATTTTTGGAAAGTTGGGATCCCGTTCAACAGCGATCGCAATTTGCGCCCAATTTGCAGCTTTCTTCTGAGTTTGATGCCAGTGAAGTTGTCACCTTTCGAGTTCATTTTTCCGATGCCCCCGCACTCATTCCCGCAGAGAACAAGGCGAATCTAGAAAAAGTTCAACAATTTTGGGCTGCTTACACATCTGGTGAAACAGTATCAGATAGCCGAGAACGTCCCATGGGTTGGTGTTTGGTAACCGGAACCTATGGCCCATTGGAACAACGATTACCTTTTTTCATTAAAGGTCTTCCCAATGGACAACCTTCAGGAACAGCTTTGGTTTCTGCAAATTCCGTTGCCTTTGAATCCTTCGGGCTGGCAAATTCCCTGACTTCTCCCATTTCACGGCCAGCAGCGGAAGGATTTGCTAAGGCGCTAAATGCCCTTATTGCCAGTGAAAACGACAGTCTTCGCATTGGGGATAGTGTCTATGTTTGGTGGGTGCAACAGGGTGCTGAAGCAGTTGATTTGAAGATCTTGGGCAAGCCGCGTGATCCATTGAATTCAAAAAGAATTCAGAATCTACTGAAATCACCAATGACTGCTCAGGAAATCAGCGAGAAGACGAGTGCAGCCCTCGCTCAACGTTTTTTCGCAATTGCGCTCACTGCCAACAATGCCAGAGCGGTCATTCGTAGCTGGATTGATGTGACGATCGAGTCAGTCAATCACAACCTGAAAATTTGGTTTCAGGGGCAGAAAATTGACTCGCTCTATGAGGAAGATCGCGAATTCTTTGGACTCTATGAACTAGCCGCTTGTGCTTATCGCGAGCCTAAAAAAGATATGTTGTCCCGAACTCCAACAGCGCTGTTTTTGGCGGCTATTGAAGGGCGGCCATTGCCTGCTGACTTGCTCGATCGCCTCCTGCGTCGAATCCGAGTCGAAGGGGGCAGCATCACCCACACAAGGGCTGCTTTGCTCAAGCTAATTCTGACCTTGGAAGGAAAAATCAACATGAATGAGCCTCAAAATGCGATGGAAAGCCTAACTCGCAATCCGCAATTTCAAGACGAACAATTGGGCGATCGGCTCGCCTACCATGCTGGTCGCCTGTTGGCGCAAGTTGACAGGATTCAGTATGCCGCCTTGGGCAAGGTCAATGCCCCGATCGCCGATCGATACTATGGCTCCATGTCCATCAGCCCTTGCTATCTTCTGGGAAAAATCATTGGCAAAGCCCAGGCCAATCTATCCAAACTTCGCAAAGAAAAACCAGGTTGGCACAACCAGTTTCAAGAGGAGTTGGAGGAAATTCTTAGTAAAATTCCCGATCGCGACCTGCCCAACTTGCCCAGTCGTCTTTCAATGCAGCAGCAGGCTATTTTCGCCATTGGCTATTACCACCAACAAGCACACAACCGCCAGCAAATTCGCGATCGGGCTGCTAATTTCTCTTAG
- a CDS encoding helix-hairpin-helix domain-containing protein produces MQRSNLTKRSRTLLAQRAMTGERITLRTTGKAGGEGEIYQVAEESSLLAKIYHPDQRSPDRVAKLAAMLNDPPLDPLEPPITIAWPVDAVVVDGAIVGFLMPKAPETRPLHEVYTPKMRRRELPGLTYRYLVRMARNLAAAVDVLHEKGYTIGDVNESNVLAAPTALVTLVDTDSFQVVDRQQRRTFRCPVGKPEYTPPELQGRNFREVDRTAAQDCFGLAVLLFQLLMEGTHPFDGAFLGSGDPPLIDQRIAAGEFPYSARSPRWKPKPIAPPFAGLDPLLQNLFRQAFETRHPADRPSARQWAAVLDSAENNLVTCSANPQHVYFGHQGSCPWCDRARQFRGRDPFPSPAAIRRGEHIQLAKMHRKAPRVVTPPPTAASIQTIPLRPLPPTVTARNYWLAPGYSRSSAWVSAIGLGCCFLVSAAIIASREALDFSTPGVPALIPRVLTARPPVLSPEQQRLALIQFDSTRSQIEGLTNQLTQEMVTLTQDPDRPLVRLSRSALTERSQRAIAAALGKPGLFYGNGTISGSLPPGGEATQTVLQIQWIEAISEYQRRILGDQYAWGYLDSATVRHLTADSRQILLDSLTPVPVVVPSTLTQPDRPAADQP; encoded by the coding sequence ATGCAGCGATCGAACCTAACCAAACGGAGCCGAACCCTCCTGGCCCAACGCGCCATGACGGGCGAGCGGATCACGCTGCGCACCACGGGGAAAGCGGGCGGCGAAGGGGAAATTTATCAGGTTGCGGAAGAATCTAGCCTGCTGGCCAAGATTTATCACCCCGACCAACGATCGCCCGATCGAGTGGCCAAACTGGCCGCCATGTTGAACGATCCGCCGCTGGATCCGTTGGAACCACCGATTACGATTGCCTGGCCCGTGGATGCGGTGGTGGTGGATGGGGCGATTGTTGGGTTTTTGATGCCCAAAGCACCCGAAACCCGCCCCCTACACGAGGTTTACACGCCCAAGATGCGACGGCGCGAGCTGCCGGGCCTCACCTATCGCTACCTGGTGCGGATGGCTCGTAACCTGGCCGCCGCCGTTGATGTGCTCCATGAAAAGGGCTACACGATCGGGGATGTGAACGAGTCCAACGTGCTGGCCGCCCCCACCGCCCTGGTCACCCTGGTGGATACGGATTCGTTTCAAGTGGTCGATCGCCAGCAACGGCGCACCTTCCGTTGTCCTGTGGGCAAGCCGGAATATACGCCCCCGGAACTGCAAGGGCGCAACTTTCGAGAGGTCGATCGCACTGCGGCCCAAGACTGTTTTGGGTTGGCGGTGTTGCTCTTTCAATTGTTGATGGAGGGAACCCACCCCTTTGACGGCGCTTTTTTGGGATCCGGCGATCCGCCCCTGATTGACCAACGCATTGCGGCCGGAGAATTTCCCTACAGTGCCCGATCGCCCCGTTGGAAGCCCAAGCCGATCGCGCCGCCCTTTGCGGGCCTCGATCCGCTATTGCAAAACCTCTTTCGCCAGGCCTTTGAAACCCGCCACCCCGCCGATCGGCCCAGCGCCCGTCAGTGGGCAGCCGTTTTGGACAGCGCCGAAAACAACCTTGTGACCTGTAGCGCCAATCCCCAGCATGTCTATTTTGGCCATCAGGGTTCCTGTCCCTGGTGCGATCGGGCGCGGCAGTTCCGAGGGCGCGATCCCTTTCCCTCTCCAGCCGCCATCCGGCGCGGCGAGCATATCCAACTGGCGAAAATGCACCGCAAGGCTCCCCGGGTGGTGACCCCGCCGCCCACCGCCGCCAGCATCCAAACGATTCCCCTGCGCCCCCTGCCGCCCACCGTCACCGCCCGCAACTATTGGCTGGCTCCCGGCTATTCCCGATCGAGCGCTTGGGTTTCTGCGATCGGGTTGGGCTGCTGTTTTTTGGTCTCCGCAGCCATCATTGCCAGCCGAGAAGCCCTCGACTTTTCCACCCCCGGAGTCCCCGCCCTCATTCCCCGCGTCCTGACGGCTCGCCCCCCTGTCCTTAGCCCAGAACAGCAGCGCCTGGCCCTGATCCAATTTGACAGCACCCGCAGCCAAATCGAAGGCCTTACCAATCAGCTCACCCAAGAAATGGTGACCCTGACGCAGGATCCCGATCGGCCCCTCGTGCGGCTTTCCCGATCGGCCCTCACGGAGCGCTCCCAACGGGCGATCGCCGCTGCTCTGGGCAAGCCGGGCCTGTTTTATGGCAATGGAACCATTTCCGGCTCCTTGCCCCCGGGCGGGGAGGCCACCCAAACGGTGCTACAAATTCAATGGATTGAAGCCATTTCCGAATATCAACGACGGATTTTGGGCGACCAATACGCTTGGGGTTATCTGGATTCCGCCACAGTCCGCCACCTCACGGCCGACTCTCGCCAAATTTTGCTGGACTCGCTTACACCTGTGCCCGTGGTGGTTCCCAGCACGCTCACCCAGCCCGATCGCCCCGCCGCTGATCAACCGTAG
- the cas3 gene encoding CRISPR-associated helicase Cas3' codes for MSDPYPRPQEPVSHTPPQDSNRWHGLRDHLQQVARLTAQFAAPLGADRLGYYAGLWHDLGKYNPKFQDYLYHCHQATRHGQNSPAPKSVPHAVHGAKLAEQQLPGELGCKLAMIIFGHHAGIPNLADMGSKLAGNHRAKTEQAYQAVLREAEKTDLELEPDQDLTDYAPAETDDCYQQEVFWRFLFSCLVDADYLDTEQHFKPTESSQRHLGITIAQLQSTFERAYAQKILKPLKNPQSPLNCLRAEIYQLCQQAAKQPPGVFRLCVPTGGGKTLSGLRFALDHAVAHGRSRVIFAVPYTSIIEQTVNVYRDLFQAELGPEAVLEHHSAVWQETPSKNENESVMRGDDRAEDARQAFARARLIAQNWDAPLIVTTTVQLFDSLFANRPSRCRKLHNLINSVIVLDEVQTLPIELLDPILCVLRELVTRYGVTVVLCTATQPALAGQNAYLQGFATDQVRDIVPPELAKAHFQQLQRVNYVVPPKSWSWADLVMDLQNRQANQALIVLNTRRNALDVVAALQGAGWPREALFHLSTLLCGAHRRQVLAQVRDRLRAGLPCLLVATQVVEAGVDIDFPLVYRAEGPLDRVVQAAGRCNREGNLCDQSGEPILGQVVIFSPQEGRLPSGSYETAVGTANRYLQTDRVNQTLHDPKTFEQYFQKLYQTVGRDRGQKIQNSRESWSYAEVAEQFSLMKDETVPVVVQYDDRANNLIQKIERSGSLNRGDRDALQPYMVNLRFYEFNQSAHCRREVVPGLWFWKGGYDRQLYGIEINGQPIQHDPADLIP; via the coding sequence ATGAGTGATCCATACCCCCGTCCCCAGGAACCGGTATCCCATACGCCGCCCCAAGATTCCAATCGATGGCATGGCCTGCGCGACCATTTGCAGCAAGTGGCTCGCCTAACCGCACAATTTGCCGCCCCCCTAGGAGCCGATCGCCTAGGTTACTACGCTGGCCTTTGGCATGATCTGGGCAAATATAACCCTAAGTTTCAGGACTATCTCTACCACTGTCACCAGGCAACCCGGCACGGACAAAATAGCCCAGCGCCCAAGTCTGTTCCCCACGCAGTCCACGGCGCAAAGTTAGCAGAGCAGCAACTTCCCGGCGAGCTGGGCTGCAAACTGGCCATGATCATTTTTGGTCATCATGCCGGTATTCCTAACTTGGCAGATATGGGTAGCAAGCTAGCCGGTAACCATAGAGCCAAAACTGAACAGGCCTATCAAGCGGTCTTGCGGGAAGCGGAAAAAACCGATCTTGAATTGGAGCCAGATCAGGATTTAACTGATTATGCTCCGGCAGAAACCGATGATTGTTACCAACAGGAAGTTTTTTGGCGGTTTCTGTTTTCTTGTTTGGTTGATGCGGACTATTTGGATACGGAGCAGCACTTTAAGCCCACAGAATCGAGCCAGCGCCACTTGGGAATCACAATTGCCCAATTGCAATCGACCTTTGAGCGTGCCTATGCCCAAAAAATCCTGAAACCCTTAAAAAATCCCCAATCTCCCCTCAATTGCCTTCGAGCTGAAATCTATCAACTTTGTCAGCAAGCGGCGAAACAACCGCCGGGTGTATTTCGGCTCTGTGTCCCCACGGGCGGCGGCAAGACTCTGAGCGGCCTGCGGTTTGCCCTTGACCATGCGGTGGCCCATGGGCGATCGCGTGTCATCTTTGCTGTGCCCTACACCAGCATCATTGAACAGACCGTCAATGTCTATCGCGATTTGTTTCAAGCTGAACTGGGCCCTGAGGCGGTTTTGGAACACCACAGCGCTGTTTGGCAAGAAACACCTTCCAAAAACGAAAACGAATCTGTGATGCGTGGCGACGATCGTGCCGAGGATGCTCGCCAGGCCTTTGCTCGGGCCCGGTTAATTGCCCAAAACTGGGATGCTCCCTTGATTGTGACCACAACGGTGCAACTGTTCGATAGTTTGTTTGCCAATCGGCCGAGTCGTTGCCGCAAATTACACAACCTAATCAACAGCGTGATTGTGCTGGATGAGGTGCAAACCCTCCCGATCGAGCTGTTGGATCCGATTCTTTGCGTGCTGCGTGAGTTGGTCACCCGCTATGGAGTGACGGTGGTGCTTTGCACGGCCACCCAACCTGCCCTCGCCGGTCAAAATGCCTATCTTCAAGGATTTGCCACCGACCAAGTGCGGGATATTGTGCCCCCGGAACTGGCCAAAGCTCATTTTCAACAGTTGCAACGGGTGAACTATGTTGTGCCGCCGAAATCTTGGTCTTGGGCGGATTTGGTGATGGATCTGCAAAACCGGCAGGCAAACCAAGCACTCATCGTTTTGAATACGCGCCGCAACGCTTTGGATGTCGTGGCTGCGTTGCAAGGCGCTGGCTGGCCCCGCGAGGCGCTCTTTCACCTCTCCACCTTGCTTTGTGGGGCCCATCGTCGCCAGGTGTTAGCCCAAGTGCGCGATCGCCTGCGGGCAGGGCTGCCTTGCTTGCTGGTGGCTACTCAAGTGGTGGAGGCGGGGGTGGATATTGATTTTCCGCTGGTCTATCGGGCTGAGGGGCCGCTCGATCGCGTTGTGCAAGCGGCCGGCCGCTGCAACCGAGAGGGCAATCTTTGTGATCAGTCAGGCGAGCCAATTTTGGGACAAGTGGTGATTTTCTCTCCCCAAGAGGGCCGGTTACCTAGTGGCAGCTACGAAACCGCCGTTGGTACGGCCAATCGCTATCTTCAGACCGATCGCGTGAATCAAACCTTACACGACCCCAAAACCTTTGAGCAGTACTTTCAGAAGTTATACCAAACGGTTGGGCGCGATCGGGGTCAAAAGATCCAGAACAGCCGAGAAAGTTGGAGCTATGCCGAAGTAGCCGAGCAATTTTCGTTGATGAAAGATGAGACCGTGCCCGTGGTGGTTCAGTACGACGATCGCGCCAACAACCTGATTCAAAAAATTGAGCGCTCCGGTTCCCTAAACAGGGGCGATCGCGATGCGCTCCAGCCCTACATGGTGAACCTGCGCTTCTACGAATTCAACCAATCAGCCCATTGCCGCCGTGAGGTTGTCCCTGGGCTGTGGTTTTGGAAAGGGGGCTACGATCGGCAACTTTACGGAATTGAGATCAATGGACAACCCATCCAACACGACCCAGCCGACCTCATTCCCTAG
- a CDS encoding PRC-barrel domain-containing protein: MTSESIRQRSDLLGTQIITRNTGKRLGIISQVWVDIDRQEIIGFGVKDNILAVSAMPRFMNLDSISQIGDVILVEDDRAIEDYIEADAYNTLIGCEVITETGELLGKVRGFKFDVEDGKLVSIVIASIGLPQVPEQVISTYELPIEEVVSTGPDRLIVFEGAEARLIQLSVGVLERLGLSSPPWERDEEDLYFTPTAAPGNQLASGLRTEARPEIRTETRAERRYEEEAWEEETWEEPAPRYGQQRRQDYDEDDNWSDQPPRRERDREYVREDEYDYEEVYDRYDDNVDSDAWTDEEPGYRAPKLEIPEKVRQREPEYEDY, from the coding sequence ATGACCTCTGAATCGATTCGCCAGCGCTCTGACCTGCTTGGAACGCAAATCATTACCCGAAACACCGGCAAGCGCCTGGGCATCATCAGCCAGGTTTGGGTCGATATTGATCGCCAGGAGATTATTGGCTTTGGCGTAAAGGACAATATCCTCGCCGTTTCGGCGATGCCGCGCTTCATGAACCTGGATAGCATCAGCCAAATTGGTGATGTGATTCTGGTGGAGGACGATCGGGCGATCGAGGACTACATTGAAGCGGATGCCTACAACACCTTGATTGGTTGTGAGGTGATCACCGAAACCGGCGAACTGCTGGGGAAGGTACGCGGGTTCAAGTTTGATGTGGAGGATGGCAAGCTGGTTTCGATCGTCATTGCCTCGATCGGCTTGCCCCAAGTGCCCGAACAGGTGATCAGCACCTATGAACTCCCGATCGAAGAAGTGGTCAGCACGGGCCCCGATCGGCTGATTGTGTTTGAAGGGGCCGAAGCCCGCCTGATTCAACTCAGCGTTGGTGTCCTGGAGCGCTTGGGCCTCAGCAGCCCTCCCTGGGAACGGGATGAAGAGGATCTGTACTTTACTCCCACCGCTGCCCCCGGCAACCAGTTAGCCTCCGGGTTGCGCACCGAAGCCCGCCCAGAAATTCGCACCGAAACCCGAGCCGAGCGCCGCTACGAAGAGGAAGCTTGGGAAGAGGAAACCTGGGAAGAGCCGGCCCCGCGCTATGGTCAACAACGCCGCCAAGATTACGACGAGGACGATAACTGGAGCGATCAGCCCCCGCGCCGCGAACGGGATCGCGAGTATGTGCGGGAAGATGAGTATGACTATGAGGAAGTCTACGATCGCTACGATGACAACGTAGATTCCGATGCTTGGACTGATGAGGAACCGGGCTACCGCGCACCCAAGCTGGAGATTCCCGAGAAGGTGCGGCAACGGGAACCGGAATACGAAGATTACTAA
- a CDS encoding type II toxin-antitoxin system RelE/ParE family toxin — translation MQVQFLKRFLKDLQAIRDRPALQAIKTALLSIEAAEHLSELSQIKAIEGHPNTYRLRVGNYRLGFRLEDNTIIFVRALHRREIYRYFP, via the coding sequence ATGCAGGTTCAATTTCTCAAGCGCTTTCTCAAAGACTTGCAGGCCATTCGCGATCGTCCAGCATTACAAGCCATCAAAACCGCCCTACTGTCGATCGAAGCAGCCGAACATTTAAGCGAGTTGAGTCAAATCAAAGCGATCGAAGGCCACCCCAATACCTATCGACTCCGAGTAGGCAACTATCGCCTTGGCTTTCGATTAGAAGACAACACCATTATTTTTGTCCGCGCCCTACATCGTCGCGAGATCTATCGCTATTTTCCTTAA
- a CDS encoding YggT family protein has protein sequence MSTVVIGSWALSLLLGLFILLFIVRIVLTWYPQVDAQKLPFKLAVAPTEPFLKVTRAIVPPIGGVDISPIIWVGLVSLLREVLLGQQGLIIMSLN, from the coding sequence ATGAGTACCGTTGTGATTGGATCGTGGGCCCTGAGCCTGCTGTTGGGTCTGTTCATTTTGTTGTTCATTGTCCGAATCGTACTGACTTGGTATCCCCAGGTGGATGCCCAAAAGTTGCCCTTTAAGTTGGCGGTGGCTCCGACGGAACCCTTTTTGAAGGTGACCCGCGCGATCGTCCCCCCGATCGGCGGCGTGGACATCAGCCCGATCATTTGGGTTGGTTTAGTGAGCCTTTTGCGTGAAGTGCTGCTGGGGCAACAGGGGCTGATTATCATGAGCTTGAACTAA
- the cas7c gene encoding type I-C CRISPR-associated protein Cas7/Csd2 produces MSAIHTNAQRRHDFVLLFDVLDGNPNGDPDGGNLPRVDMETMHGLVTDVCLKRKIRNWIATYGDLMAENSEEARRLKLFVKHHGVLNDQIREAYLAEGLPVGQPSEETVKDSKVLEALYQVREFLPSSFTLFEEDDDNNDPVVKLRYSGELDADELKEQLQEAEASPEWKTVKKLVEDLIKNSRKPKKSLQNTEKAKHWMCANFFDVRMFGAVMSTGLNAGQVRGPMQLTFSRSIDPVFPEDLAITRVAVADAKDREKLQTIGRKTKISYGLYRGYGFFSAPLAKQTGVTDRDLELFWEAVQGMFEVVDRSASRGLMAVRGLYIFSHENPLGNAPAHKLFDRISVQKRPEVDTPRSFDHYVIELDETNWPQGVTLTKLIEG; encoded by the coding sequence ATGTCCGCAATTCACACTAATGCCCAGCGTCGCCACGATTTTGTGCTGTTGTTTGATGTGTTGGATGGAAATCCCAACGGCGATCCAGATGGTGGCAATCTTCCACGGGTTGATATGGAAACCATGCATGGTTTGGTAACGGATGTTTGCTTAAAACGCAAGATTCGCAACTGGATTGCTACCTATGGCGATCTGATGGCAGAAAATAGTGAAGAAGCAAGGCGGCTTAAGCTTTTTGTCAAGCATCATGGCGTTTTGAATGACCAAATTCGCGAAGCTTATTTGGCTGAAGGTCTACCAGTTGGTCAACCGTCAGAAGAAACGGTTAAGGACTCCAAAGTTTTGGAGGCACTATACCAAGTTCGTGAATTCCTACCTTCAAGTTTTACTCTGTTTGAGGAAGATGATGACAACAATGATCCCGTTGTGAAGTTGCGCTACAGCGGTGAACTAGATGCCGATGAATTGAAAGAGCAACTCCAGGAGGCCGAGGCTTCACCGGAATGGAAGACTGTCAAAAAATTGGTGGAAGACCTGATTAAAAATTCTCGCAAGCCCAAGAAGAGCTTGCAAAATACGGAAAAGGCAAAGCACTGGATGTGCGCCAATTTCTTTGATGTGCGAATGTTCGGGGCAGTGATGAGTACTGGTTTGAATGCTGGTCAGGTTCGTGGGCCCATGCAATTAACCTTTTCTCGGTCAATTGACCCAGTTTTTCCAGAAGATTTGGCAATCACACGAGTAGCAGTTGCTGACGCGAAGGATCGTGAAAAGCTACAAACGATCGGGCGCAAAACCAAAATCTCTTACGGTCTATATCGAGGCTATGGTTTCTTTTCGGCTCCTTTGGCCAAGCAAACCGGTGTGACCGATCGGGACTTGGAACTGTTTTGGGAAGCGGTTCAAGGAATGTTTGAAGTGGTGGATCGATCGGCTAGTCGCGGGCTAATGGCTGTGCGTGGGTTATATATCTTTTCCCATGAAAATCCATTGGGTAATGCACCAGCCCACAAATTGTTCGATCGCATTTCGGTGCAAAAGCGTCCTGAGGTCGATACACCGCGATCGTTCGATCACTACGTCATTGAACTAGACGAAACAAATTGGCCCCAAGGAGTCACCCTAACCAAGCTGATTGAAGGCTAA